The Rutidosis leptorrhynchoides isolate AG116_Rl617_1_P2 unplaced genomic scaffold, CSIRO_AGI_Rlap_v1 contig156, whole genome shotgun sequence DNA segment AAATCCAACCTCTATTTATGGAATGAATAATTTTTTATATTCCGTTTCATATTTATAGGGATTTTTCACCCTTCAAATCTTTTTATGATGGATAAAAATTAGGAGATTTTAATGGATTTGGATTGTCCTCACACTTGATTGACGCTACAAAGCCATGTTTAAAAAAATTAACTTTCTACAATTTATTAGTCCTTTTATCAAATGACTTCTTGTAGGGATGCTCACTCCTCAAGCACTAATTAATTCATAACTCATAGTATTGCATTTACTACAAAACAATCTTTTTGCAATTTTTTTTAAGTCATACACACATGTTATATTTAAGTCACCAATTAgacatatgtataataataatccaTGTCATGTATTAGGTGTCAATACAAATCAgttggtaattattaattatttaattaattttcatGAAAAATCAGTATGTTAGACGGTAGTATTTTTCTACCAAAAGCTTCATAGTGTCCTTCCCATCCCACCGACCGGCCACTGCTGCCCACACCCTCTCCGGCATTTAAATCGAACAATAAAATTAGGTCACCATCTCCGGCGATCTAATTCTACACACAAAAAGCCAACACATCAAATCTTAATCCAGATCGACGGTGGAGGCCGTCACCTAGATGTTGTGGCAGTGGTCGGAGCCTGTGCTCCTTCGATTAACCACCGACCTAAACGCAAAATGAGAGCAAAGCGAGATGTGGAGGTGGTTGGCGATCAATTAAAGAACGACAAGGGAGGTGCTTTTGTGTTAGCAAGCAAGACGTTTGGTTAATTAGTCATAATGACGGTGGTTTTAATTTTTTTGGTGAAAAAAAGAATTTAGATttgatagagagagagagatttttattttatcatttaatttaataaaatgATTTGCCAACTCATTATTATGTAAGATTATTACTATCTCCGTCTTAAAATAGATGCAAATTTTTACATGTAATTTACATTGAAAAATTTGTATCTATTTTGAGACGGAATGAGTATTATTGTATATATGTCAATCATTAATCGGTAATTTAAATATGACAGGgtgaatataaattacataagaatttCTTAACCGCATGCAAGTGTGAAAATTGAAGCCATGTACAATATGTAAACGTCTCCTATTCCCACCACGCATTGCTCACATTTCATCGCAGAATAAAacaaaagtcttttggtcaaaagAATTTGCCGAATGTAAAATTCTATACTAAATGAGAAACTACCTATGGTAACTGACTTACTACTACAACAAGTCAACATGtgatttgttttttttgtttttttttttttttttatgttaagtCAACATGTGATTTTGCCAAAtgtaaaattctaataataaatgAGAAATTCTATAATAAATGTACTTCTTCTCTCCACTTAAATGAATTGCCTTGTATATATTTGGTTTAATATTTTGATATTTCAGTGTTCCATTTTGTAGTTTACAAGAAAATTCGCAGAGAAATTGAGGTATTGTAATGGGTGATCTTTAATTCTTTCAGAACATGTTGTCAAACAGATGAATAAAAATAAAAGTTATGTGGGTCTTGAATTGTATACTCTACACATGCAAATGCTAATTTGAGATTAATTTTGCAGGAAATGACGATCCATGATATTGCTAATGGAGCTCCTTCCAAGGTACAGTCTTGCGATTACAAATTTAAATTCCATCGACTATAGTCATGGTAAActctttattttaattttaatttttattaacagGGAAGGTATACTGCTATGGTAGTCTGCTGGCTTCTCGGAAATGGAGTTCTTTTTCCATGGAACAGCATGCTTACAATTATAGATTACTACATTTACCTGTTTCCGGTAATTCCTATGCATGTCATTTTTTCGTCTTGATTTAATACGCCCTCCGTATTCAATAGATGACGTTTTATCTTTTTTGGTTTATTCAAAAATTAATGTATCTTAACATTAATAATGACTAAATACATCTATTTTTCTATAAATTTAAAAAGTTAAAACGACATTTATTCAAATAGAGATGTGGTACTAATAAATTTTGAATGAAATAAATTTATGTGATAAATAAATAAGTTTGAATTGCTGGAAATGCTATTTGATTTCCTTTTGCAGAAATATCACACCTCAAGGGTCATAACTCTCTTCTATCAGCCATTTGCCATCGGAACACTTGCAATTCTCACATACCATGAGGCTAAAATCAATACCAGAATCCGGATTTTGTTTGGATTTTCTATGTATTTCATGTCCATCCTTTTGCTTTTAATTGTAAGAACacattcttttatttttattttgaaaaAACACATTTGCAAATTCACATTTTTCTGAATTTAAACACACATATCATAATGAATTTTACAGTTGGATTTAGCAACATCAGGAAAAGGAGGAATCGGAGTTTATGTGGGAATTTGTATCGTAAGCGGCGCATTCGGATTTGCAGATGCTAACGCAGAGGGAGGACTGGTCGGAGATCTTTCATGCATGGAATCAGAATTCATTCAAGTCTGTATACTCACATTTTGTGCTGAAACTAacatactgcaatttactttaattttaattctaatcgaTCGGTTCAATAAACATTTTTTTTTTCGTTCTTAGTCTTTCTTTGCAGGTCTGGCTGCATCAGGGGCTATAACATCTGctttgaggttgattacaaaagcTGCATTTGAAAATTCGAAAAATGGTCTACGGAAGGGTGCCAGTATGTTTTACTACTCTTATATCAGTATAATAGAAGCTTTTCAAGCTATTTATgggctttatttttttttttttttgctaatgagTATACGATATCAAATCAATTCGTATGTTCTTATTAATGTTGAATTGCACAATTGCAGTTCTGTTCTTTGGCGTATCCTGTTTTTACGAGCTACTTTGTGTTCTTCTTTACGCATTTGTCTTCCCGAAAATTCCAATTGTTAAGTACTATCACTTAAAGGCAGCCTCCGAAGGATCCAAAACAGTTTCGGATGACCGCCAGACCCAGATAGTATCAATCGAAGAATCGGTATGGTTTCTATAGAATAAAGTTTTGCTATTTTTTAttcctatttatttatttatttaatttttgcaATTACTGTATATGGTTTTAATTTAAACAGGTTAAGAGTGATCCAAATCAACTACAAAGATTAAGCAACAAAGAGCTCTTGCTTAAGAATATAGATTACATAGCTGATATATTCCTGATATATCTTCTCACATTGTCGATTTTCCCTGGATTTTTATTTGAATATACAGGAAAACATAGTCTGCGTACATGGTAAGCATTTCTTTTATTCGATAAATTTTAATCTATGTACGAAAGCCATGTTATCTGAAAAATGTTGTTTCCCCGTTTAAAGGTACTCGCTTGTTTTGGTAGCAATGTTTAATGTATGGGATCTAATAGGGAGATATACTCCAGTCCTAAAACCTTTGAATATAGAATCACGAAAGGGTTTGATTATCGCGGTTCTTTCTCGCTTCTTGTTCATCCCTGCATTCTATTTTACGGCGAAGTATGGTAAACAAGGTTGGATGATTATGCTTACATCCTTGTTGGGATTATCTAATGGTCATCTCACTGTTTGTGTCATGACTTGCGCACCGAAAGGGTATAAGGTTAGTTATTGAAAAAATTCTACTTTATAGTCTTTAACATTTTCCATTCACATCGTTTTCACCCCTCCAATTTCTCTTCTTCCGAGAGTAACACCAACGTTTTTGTTTCGCGCACCCATTGGTGAGAAGTCAGACTTACACCCAATGAATGATTTACACGTTCGGGGTACCTTTGGGACGAGGAGATGATGGATGGTGTAAAAATGGTATGAATGGAAATGTTAGGGGTATTGTCTCGTTAACTATTTTCATAACATCAACGGCTAAGAACTTAATTTAATACATACTACATCCGTCCCTAATTAAATATCACATTttctatacattttatatataaaaaaaaagtgacAATTaattagggacggagggagtatatatttataaatatggcGTGGGATTTGTAGGGACCGGAGCAGAATGCATTGGGGAATTTGCTGGTGTTGTTTCTCCAAGGAGGCTTATCTGCTGGTGTTACCCTTGATTGGCTCTGGCTCATTGGCAAAGGATGGTAGTACAAGTCAATTATTGAAAAAATAATATTGTGAATCCTTCAACTATGAAATTCGATGGTACAACATTATTCATGTATAGTTTCCAATAGTTGCACCTCACTCAATTATCAGACTGTCAGAGTGAAAACCAATTTGGGATCAACTTAAGACTCAGTATTTGAAGGAAAATCTCAATCTTAAATCACATTATTATCTTTTTCAAAATTTAACCTAATATGATTACTCTCTCCATCCAAACTTAGATGCAAATATATGGGTTTTTGCATAAATTAAAGAAACAAATATGAAATCATTAGCATATGAGTGATGTATGTACAATGCTAAGATGTACTGAAAAAGTTGGTGGTGGATAAAATGGGAATAACATGTTTTTTTTACCTTCAAATTTTCATGTGAGACAAAAAATTATGTATAGATTTGCATCTAATTTGGGACCGAGGGAGTATACATTTGAAGACTAAATTTTACAGTACCACGTATAAAACAAGAATAAGATGATGAATACAAAGTTGGAAAACTAACAATGCATTGCCAGTTGCATAATCTCATATAGATATTTGACATGATAAAACAATCTGATGGATTTTATTGGAGGATGAATCAGAGTCATAGAGGGAATGGAAGCTAACTAACATATTGCTTCTCAAGAAGGCTTCCGCAGAATGCCAAGTCGAATCTCTCTTCCGGAGGATCTCCGATGCAATCAAATACTGCATCCGCATTCAGGAAGTCTTCATCGGCTGTGTAGCTGCCAACCAAACATAGAAATTGTGATGTTTTTTACAAGAAATCAAATTTGAACTTCAACACAGAGATTCAGAATATATAAAAATGTTACCCGCTCTTTGTTACTATACACTTCATTCCAGCAGCTTTCGCTGCTGCAAGTCCAATGGCACTGTCCTCCACAACAACACAACTACAATAGAAACAAGATAATGAAAATCATTTTCTTTTAAGCAACAAGTCTTAAAAATGCAGCAATGTAAAGAAGAAACAGTGGATAAATTTATTTTGGCAACGATTTCATGAGATTGTCGCATTTGGTTGGTCCTTCCGGCTAGAAACGAGTTCATCATTTGAATAAATATTGAGAATGTCCTATAAAAACTACAAGTACCTTGAAGGATTGACACCAAGCGTTTCTGCAGCCAGTGTATAGATGGCCTGAGAATGACAGCAAGATAACAATTTAGTGACAAAGCATAATATGCCAATGAAGAAGTTATTACATCCAGATGAGTTGAGGTGAATAAAAAGCTTACTGGGTCAGGCTTTTTGCGAGGGACAACATCTCCTGCAAATATTTTTATTTTCTCTGCTCTCTCAGGTCCTAACAAACAAGATACTATTGCAGATACCTGAATAAAAATGAGAAACTCATGTAGATCAGTCGTCAAACTCTTAATCCTAGTACCTTTAACAAGACATCCAAGACATGAAACGCTTTATCCTCTACTCTAGACACAACATAAAGCTCTAGATTCAAGTTTAAGGATTTAATGCAATGGTTCATTTCCACTGACAGTCAATTTTACAATCCTTTGTCGACTTAGGTAATTTACAGTGGTAGAACCTGATTATGCATACCGCCTTCTCATTGGAAGTGCTGCAGACTGCAACTTTAACATCTTTCGCTAGAGCCTGATCAATCAGCCTGCGAATCGAAACTTAGAAAATAAGCAATGTGAAAACTCTAAACTCTGTCGGAAGAGTATGCTAATCATATTATATATAATCCTATGATTGCAGAATATCAGCTATCTACAAATCAGGCAGATTACACAAAGATCATGTTACATAATTAATAGTGCATCGCAGTCAAAGGTCATAACTTGATATATACAATCAGGCTATAGGATATTGAAAATGTTACTAGTTGAATTTATGCTTAGAGACATTTGTGGATTAAAGTTACTAACTTAGCAACTCCTGGACGAAGAGGGAGCAATCTTTTTTCGATAAGGGCCATGAATAACTCTGTCTTCCTCTTGTGGAGAGACGCTATGAATTCTTTCCTTTCTTCTTCACTCTTTGGCGCCTTGTCTGGCCAACCCACCTTGTTAAAGTAGGCAGTCATTCTACGCAAAACAGACCAAATGATAAATTTAAACTTCCAATCATCAAATCCCAATTGCTAACAACAAAATCAATTATACCATTAGGAAGTGATCAGACAGTGTTTACCTTTCTTTCCCACCTCCAATTTTGAGCAATTCACCGTACAATTCCACGTCCCAGGTTACGCCCAATTCTTTCTGTATATTATGAATACTAAATAATCGATAGTGTTTGAAAATTGAAATTAAAATGGCCATTCATCCATTCATACAGTAAAAGGGGGGGGAAACCTCATTAAAAGTGTCGTTGAAAGATATCCTGTGGCCATCTTTTTCAGTATCGACGAGTACACCATCGCAATCGAACAGAAGAGCAGATggaattgaagaagaagatgaagctgAACAAAAGATCATGCTTCCTCTTCTTCTTTTGCTGATTACCATTGTAGTTGGTTTATAACATACTTTTGTTCCGAGAAGTGAAGACGACAATGGTGGTAGCATGCTAATTTCATGGTGGGTCTTTTTGGGGAAGAAGCCATTATTGTTGTTGTgatgagaaaatggagtttttgatATCACTAAGGAGAGAGAGCTGGTTGCTACTGAAGAAGCCATTGGAGGTAGCTAAATGATCACTGTTTGATCAGATCAGCTCGGAGTTGCACTTTTAATTAGTTATGTGTCGTTTCAACGAAAAAACTAACTTATCCTCATAGAGGATAGCATAATAGCAATACCACAAATGTTATGTATGGTGGATATTGGTCATGTGGTATTTGATTTTCTACATCCACAGGCAAAGCAATGTAGTCAATGTGTTAAACAAAATGTGAATCCCTTAACTAGAAAAGTGTGGATGggactatatatatccatattccATGTATTATGTGTTTGTACTTTTATCAATCCTCTGTTCTAGAGTTGGTAAGGACTTGGCATTGCTAGTGAAAATTCTCAATAGCCAAATTCGTCCGAAGAGCGATGATGCCCTAATGAATCAGGATATGTTCGTTTTGTGTGTTAAAGTATGCACATTTTAAATTaattttttattataaaaaaaaatacaatgcATGTTTcagatataaaatgaatatatatttttaactctGTTATGCTTTTAAATTTGCTCCATTTtagtgggtttttttttttttaaacttacctTCAAGGATGCTTTGTCCTGATGATCGATGAATACTCATCTTTTCATCATCCAAATAAGGTCACTAATCCGGTAATCCCTGATATTACCTGCGCCTCCAAATGAGTGGTCATAAGAAGAAAATAAATTTACTATGCTTCAAAACATACGGTCAAAAAAATTAGCAATGGGCCTTCAAGCACCATCCACTCCTGGAATATTTTTAAGCTTCCATGTCTCGAACAGCAATCCAATACAAGTAATGCCATTCAAAGCCCAAATACTTGACAAGGCCCATCTTAGGCCCAATATTAAATAGCAGAAGCTTTTTGGGGTTAAATTCTCTTCTCAAGAATCAGTTTGATACAGTATGAATCTGTTTATAATTAATGCATTTTATAAGGTTTAGTGACTAGTGAGTACACCATATACAGTAAGAAGAAGAAACACTGAAGATTCGATATTTTAAATAGAGACAAAAACATTGAACCGCAAATCTCTCCATGGAGCACGTGAAATCACATGTAAAATACTAATCTAATTTTATTCCAAACTTTCTTTGTTTGGGATAAACAAAACCttttcattttataataataaattatttcAAAACCATATAGAAAGTCTCTGATATACTTATTTTTTCTAATTTGATTTGATTGTAATTGAAATGCGACCAGACCAACATGCTCGCAGCAGTCCTTGGGATTCCCTTCAGCAGCAAAGCATCCCGTGAGTAGGTTTCTTGAATAAAATTAGTCAGATTAAACTCTTTTTCTTAATTCCGCTGCATCCCATTATCCAACCTCATTCCTCCTTAAACACTCCTCAAAAAATATTCCTCCTTGTAAGTCTTTAATTTAGGGTACGTTCATTATATGTCTGGAACATATTTCGTGTTGTTCCACAcaatttcaaaaattatattttttatattttttaaaattatcTGAAACAAACATCAGACATACCACGAATGCACAACTTAATTTGTCTCCTTATTAAGCATTCTTAGCAATCCTAAAATTGtttattttaataagaatattaaagATGGAGTTTTTGAATCAATTTGATTTCATttctagaatagaaataaaaattatgaaaatgacaGAAGGTAAAAGTCTAAAATTTGTTTCTACTGCTAAAGAAATCCAATCCAGGGCTGCAAAATTTACAGAGGAGCCCAGTCCTAGTCCCATATTTGTCAACTAGCTTCACGTGAGTGACCCACAAAACAAAAGTAAGTCCCAGTCCCAAGTACCCCTAGCGTACCAGCAAGGAAACCAAAATGATTAGGGGCAAAATGGGGAAATATAGTAACGACAGTGTACGTGACAACGTGGCAGAAGATGATTGGCTCTTCTCGAACTGAAGGGAGTCAACAGCCAATGGCATGTTTTCCTGGTCTGGACTACACTTAGACTCGTGTGGATGTGCGCTGTACATGATAGCTCTCAAGACAGCCGAAACGGTAGGGATGTATGCCGTTTTGTTCCTAGCTAGTAGCCATGTTAAACCCATGAGTTGGCAGTCCCTGTTGaacattttgtttgctcgattgtcGCTGTTATTTTCTTTTGTTCCGTTCTTGCTGTATCCTCCTTTAGCTGCAAGGTCAACCAAATTACAACATTACGTAAAAAAATACCAAAACAAAATCCAGAATTCGAGGAAATGCATACACTTTATTGCTAATGTATGCATTTCTTCGATGATCAATGGTTGAATTTAAGAATACAAAGACCATTTTTGGTTCACTTTTCCAAATTAAAAGTAAACTGAATTCTATTGTTCTCAGCATTCTAAGATCCCAGACATTGAATCCACCACACTAACAAATAACAATGCAACTTTAGTAAAGTTATTTTTCTGAGATTCTTTTAAGCAAAAATGGCGAAACCCAAGTCAAAAAGATTTGACCTTTTGTCTCTCATGTACATAGCAACTGATCCAATGCAACATTTTAAAAAATCTTAATTATTTTTAaaccaaaacaaaaaaaaatagttTATCAATTCTTCTCAACAAAGAAGAGAAAATTATCCCCAAAAAGTTCATGTAGGGTAAGGAAAAATTGTATCACTGGAAAATAAA contains these protein-coding regions:
- the LOC139881449 gene encoding equilibrative nucleotide transporter 3-like; translation: MRAKRDVEVVGDQLKNDKGGAFVLASKTFVYKKIRREIEEMTIHDIANGAPSKGRYTAMVVCWLLGNGVLFPWNSMLTIIDYYIYLFPKYHTSRVITLFYQPFAIGTLAILTYHEAKINTRIRILFGFSMYFMSILLLLILDLATSGKGGIGVYVGICIVSGAFGFADANAEGGLVGDLSCMESEFIQSFFAGLAASGAITSALRLITKAAFENSKNGLRKGAILFFGVSCFYELLCVLLYAFVFPKIPIVKYYHLKAASEGSKTVSDDRQTQIVSIEESVKSDPNQLQRLSNKELLLKNIDYIADIFLIYLLTLSIFPGFLFEYTGKHSLRTWYSLVLVAMFNVWDLIGRYTPVLKPLNIESRKGLIIAVLSRFLFIPAFYFTAKYGKQGWMIMLTSLLGLSNGHLTVCVMTCAPKGYKGPEQNALGNLLVLFLQGGLSAGVTLDWLWLIGKGW
- the LOC139881450 gene encoding CBBY-like protein; this encodes MASSVATSSLSLVISKTPFSHHNNNNGFFPKKTHHEISMLPPLSSSLLGTKVCYKPTTMVISKRRRGSMIFCSASSSSSIPSALLFDCDGVLVDTEKDGHRISFNDTFNEKELGVTWDVELYGELLKIGGGKERMTAYFNKVGWPDKAPKSEEERKEFIASLHKRKTELFMALIEKRLLPLRPGVAKLIDQALAKDVKVAVCSTSNEKAVSAIVSCLLGPERAEKIKIFAGDVVPRKKPDPAIYTLAAETLGVNPSSCVVVEDSAIGLAAAKAAGMKCIVTKSGYTADEDFLNADAVFDCIGDPPEERFDLAFCGSLLEKQYVS